The Hippea alviniae EP5-r region TGGTATAGGTTTTTAAAAGAGCTTGATTTATGCTAATAAGGGAAATCCTTGAAAAGATAGAAGAAGATACGCTAAGCAGATATGCTTTTTTGTCTAAAAATGCAACAAGACCCAAGGGTGATGAGAAAGACCCTGTAAGAACGGATTTCATGCGGGATAGGGATAGGATTATCCACAGCAAGGCATTTAGAAGACTAAAACATAAGACGCAGGTATTCTTCTCTCCCGGTGGCGACCATTACAGAACCCGAATGACGCACACCTTAGAAGTATCCCAGATTGCAAGAACCATAGCAAAAGCACTGCTTTTAAACGAAGATTTAACAGAAGCGATAGCGCTCGGGCATGATTTGGGTCATACGCCATTTGGTCATGCTGGTGAGAAGATTCTCAATGAGAAGTCAAAAAAGGGTTTTAAGCATTGGGTTCAGAGTTTGCGTGTTGTTGATGTTATAGAAAAAGATGGTAAAGGCTTGAATTTAACAAACCAAGTTAGAGATGGTATAGTGAAGCACTCCAAAGGCAGAGGGGCAATAATCCCAAAAGATAAAAGCAACCTTGCCAATACGCTTGAAGGCCAGATTGTTAGGATTGCAGACATTATAGCGTATGTAAATCACGACATAGACGATGCTGTAAGGGCATCGATAATTAAAGAGAGCGATATACCAAAAGATATATCCGATGTGCTTGGAAACAGCCATGCACAAAGAATAGCAACTATGGTTAAAAGTGTGATAAAGGATACACAGGACAAGAACTATGAGTTTATCTCGATGGAAGAAGATGTGCTTGAAGCTTTGAATAAATTAAGGGATTTTCTCTTTGAACATGTCTATTACAGCGATAGGGTTATGAGCGAAGTTAAAAAATCAGAAAAGATATTAAGTGATCTGTTTGATTACTTTATGGAACATCCAGATTTGATAGAGAAGCACTATTCAGACGATATAGAGACGGTTGTTGTTGACTATATATCAGGCATGACAGACAGATTTGCCTTGAATCTATACCAGAAGATATTTCTGCCAAAGCCATGGGAGGGTGGTTAAGTGTTAGCTGAAGAGATTCTAAACAAGATTGCCGATGATTTTGATGAAGTTGAAGTGTATGTTGAAGAGAGTAAGTCCGAAGAGTTTGAGCTTAAGAATTCCAAAGAGTTTTCAAAGGGTTTGGAAGAGAAAAAGGGTTGCGGTATAAGGGCTGTTAAAAATGGTAAATTTGCTGCAGGTTGGTTTAGCGGTTTTGATAATCCAGACGATATTGTAAATGAGATAAAATCGTCTATTGAGTTTGCAAAGGATGTTGACGCAGATATTTTGCCGAAAGAGCCGATTGTTTTTTCTGAAGTTAAAGCAGAGTTTAAGAGCATAAAGAGTGCAGAAGCAGAGGAGCTTTTAAAAGAGACTGTCGAAAAGATTGGTAAGTTTGACAAAAGGGTTAAACAGACAAAAAGCATTGGTCTTGGTATCTCTTATAAGAGATTTGAAGTAGCAAACAGCTATGGAGTTAAAGCAGAAGGAAGCTATAGTTTGGTTTCTGCTGCAGCTGAAGTTTTAGCTGAAGACAAGATTGCCGATTTGGGTTATTTTCATTTAGATGCCGATAGGTTAGAGAGTATAGATTTTGACTTTTTGGCTAAGAAGTCCGCAAGTATAGCCGTAAATAAGCTGTATCCAAAGCCAATTCAGACAAAAAAATACAGCGTTATAATAGAAAACAGCGTGTTTAGAGATATGCTTGCGCATTTTATCTCGGCATTTAGTGCTTACAGCGTTATAAACCATACAACGCCGTTTGAAGGTAAATTGGGTGAAAAAGTCTTTAGCGACTGCATAACGATTATTGATGCTAAAAGCTTCAAAAATAGGCCTTATGCCTTGCCTTTTGACCACGAAGGAAACAGAAGAGAAGATACGGTAATCGTTGAAGATGGCGTTTTGAAGACATTTATGCACAATAGTTATACATCATCTAAGTTAAACCAAAAAAATACGGCAAATGCAAAGAGAAGCTCGCTTGCATCGGTCGATGTTGGGCCTTTTAACTTCTATGTCAAGCCGTCTGATTTGCCTTTTGAGAAGCTGCTTAACATGATAGATGGCGTCTATATCACAGAGATTATGGGTCTTCATATGGCAAATGCAGTGAGTGGCGATTTCTCATTTGGAATAAACGGGTTTTTGATACACAACGGTGAGCTTGTCTCTTACTTTAAATCCGCCACCTTTGCCGATAATTTTTATGAGATGATAAAGCGCATTATCAATGTCTCAAACAACCTATACTTTAGCGGCTCTGTCGGTTCTGTTGATGTTGCTGTCGCAGATTGTGTGATAGGAGAGAGTAATGGATAAGATAATAATACTCGATTTTGGCAGTCAATACACTCAGCTGATAGCAAGAAAAATCAGGGAGTTGGGTGTATATGCCGAGATTGTGCCCTTTAATAGGTATTTTGATAAAACAGATGTAAAAGGCATTATTTTGAGCGGTTCACCTTCAAGTATTTACGATAACGACGCTCCACTGCCGAGTAGAGAGATTTTTGAGATTGGTTTGCCTATTCTTGGCATCTGTTATGGTATGCAGGTTATAGCCAAGTTTTTCTCTGGCAAGATTGCACCATCCAAAAAAAGGGAGTATGGACCTGCAATAATTAGACTAAAAAAGAAAAATGAGCTTATAGATGAAGAGATTGATGGCTCTGTTGTATGGATGAGTCATGGCGATAGGCTTGAAGAGTTACCCGAAGGTTTTGAGTCGGTTGCATATACGGATAATTCACCGTTTGCTGTTGTGCAGAATACAAAAAGAAGAATTTGGGCTGTTCAGTTTCACCCTGAAGTGCACCACTCCAAGAAAGGCAAACAGATACTAGCCCGTTTTGTGTTTGATATATGTGGCGCAGAAGCGAACTGGAATATGGAGAACTTCCTTGAGACGCAGATAAATCAGATAAGAGAAACGGTTAAGAATAAAAGGGTTATTGGTGCTGTGTCTGGCGGTGTTGATTCGAGTGTTGTTGCCGTTTTAATGAATAAGGCAATCGGTGAGAATTTTATAGGCGTTTTTGTCAACAACGGACTTTTGAGAAAAAACGAAGCTCAATATGTGCTTGAATCCTTTAAAAAATTGGGCGTGAATATACGCTATGTCGATGCATCTGAACTCTTTTTGGAGAGATTGAAGGGTGTAATTGACCCAGAGAAAAAGAGAAAAATCATAGGCCATACATTTATAGATGTATTTAGAGAAATTGCTGAAGAGTACGATGATGTTGAGTTTTTGGCTCAAGGCACACTATATCCAGATGTGATAGAAAGTGTCTCTGTAAAAGGCCCGTCGGCAACAATAAAGAGCCATCACAATGTTGGTGGCTTGCCTAAAGATTTAAACTTCAAGCTTATTGAACCGTTAAGGGAGCTGTTTAAGGATGAAGTTAGAAGGTTGGGCAAAAAGCTTGGACTTGATGATGAGTTTATAAACAGACATCCGTTTCCAGGGCCCGGTCTTGCTATAAGGGTGATTGGCGAGATAACACAAGAGAGATTAAATGTTTTAAGGGAAGCAGATGCTATCGTAATTGAAGAGATAAAAAAGGCAAGCGTTTATAACGATGTGTGGCAGGCTTTTGCTGTTTTGTTGCCCATCTCAACTGTAGGTGTTATGGGTGATAAAAGGACTTATGAAAATGTTGTTGCTCTGCGTGTTGTTGAGAGTGTTGACGGCATGACGGCTGACTGGTCAAGACTACCCTATGAACTGTTGGGTAGAATTTCAAATAGGGTTATAAACGAAGTTGAAGGTGTAAACAGGGTGGTTTATGATATATCTTCAAAGCCACCATCAACAATAGAGTGGGAGTGATGAAGCTAAAAAAGATAAAAGATGATTTAGCCGATAACATAGAAAACTTCTTTGAGAAGGTTTTTAACAAGTATGTGATAACCATTCTGTTCTTCGTTGTTATCATTATTTTGAATTTTCCACGCTCATCTGAGAACTATTACAATCTAAAGATAGGCGATATAGCGCCAAAAACAATCAGAGCAACCGTTTCTATGCTTGTTGAAGACAAACAGGCAACCCAGAAAAGAATAGAAGAAGCAATGAATAACACACCGCCTGTGTTTGATTATAATGCCAATGTTTTTTCAAATGCCATAGACTCTTTAAAAAAGGCGTTAAATCAAATAAACGATGAAGATTTAAAGAGCTCTGAAAAAAAGTTTTTTGAAATATTAAAGATAAAACCGTCTCATCCGCTTTTTATGAGAATTTTAAGATACAATAAGGATGATATATTCAAATATGCTTCGGATGCACTCAACACGCTGCAACATTACTATATCGTGAACTCTGTAAGACAACTTTATAAATTCTCACCCGATAAAATCATTATAAGGAGCATCAAAAACCCCCAAAAAGAACGTTTGTTAAGTAAAGATGATGTGATAGATACAACAAGAGCAAAGATAATTGCATATAATAGACTTAAAAGTATTGTCGATGATGTTAGTTTGAGAAATACTGTCTGGGATTTAATATCTCAGTTGATTGTTCCTAATTTAACATTCAACTCTCTTGCAACACGGCAGAAGAAGCAGGAAGCAGCAAAAAAAGTTAACAAAGTTTTTTTCAAAATATCCAAAGGTGAAATAATTGTACGCAGTGGAGATGTTATTACTAAAGCTGATTATCTTAAACTTAATGCTTTAAACTCTTTAAAGCAGAAACAGAATACCTATATTAAGTTCGTAGCTGATATGCTCCTATTTATGGTTTTGTGTTTTATACTGTATGAAGTTTACAGAATAACGAAGGCAAAAAAGAATAAATGGATAAGCGAAGCTAAGCTACTTGCAATTACAGAGAGCCTTGTTGTTATACAAATTCTTTTATTTAAGCTATTTGTTTATTTGTCAAATGTTATCACATTTTCCAATGTTGACCTTCCACAAACAGCAGTTCTTTTTGCGACACCATTTGCCGTTGCTTCTATGATGGTTGCGATTATGATAGACTTTGAGCTTGCATTTTTGGTTTCTATTCTGTTTGGTGTCTCTGCTTGGCTACTTTTGAATCCAGAGATGTTTTTTGTAGGTGTTTATGTCTTTCTGGGTAATATAGCTGGAATTTTTGGCATAAGAAAAGAGAAGACAAGAACAGGTGTTATAAAAGCTGGCTTGTATGTCTCTTTAAGCAGTCTTCTGTTTATTCTTCTATTTTACACACTTAAAAATGGTGAGATTAACAAATCAATGCTGATAGATTTGGCCTTTGGCTCTTTTGGTGGTGTTCTCTCTGCTATAATTGTAAGTGGGTTTTTGCCGGTTTTTGAATATGCGTTTAACATCACAACGGATATAAAACTATTAGAATTAGGTAATCTTAATAATCCTTTACTAAAGGAGCTTGCCATTAAAGCACCAGGAACTTATCATCATAGCATTGTTGTGTCGTCGTTGGCTGAAGCTGCAGCAACGCAGATAGGAGCAAACCCGTTGATTGTTAAGGTTGGCTCATACTACCACGACATAGGCAAAATAAAAAAACCGCTCTATTTTATAGAGAATCAGGTTGACGGCATCAATCCGCACGATAAACTAAAACCTTCGATTAGCGCTTTGATTATTAAGAACCATGTAAAGTATGGTGTTGAGATAGCAAAAAAACATAGGCTCGGCAATTACATAATAGACATTATCCAGCAACACCACGGAACGAGTTTGATAAAGTATTTTTACAACAAGGCAAAGGAGAATGGTTTAAACCCTAAGGAAGAAGATTTTAGGTATCCAGGCCCTAAGCCGCAGACAAAAGAAGCGGGTATTGTTATGATAGCAGATGAAGTTGAAGCAGCATCAAAAACACTTTCCAATCCTACGGTTGCACACTTAAGGGATTTTGTAAGGGATATAACAAATAAAATATTTTTAGATGGCCAGCTTGATGAGTGCGAGTTGACGCTAAAGGATTTAAATCTTATTGTTGATAGTTTTGTTAAGGTTTTGGTTGGTATATTCCATCACAGGATTGAGTATCCAGAAGACGAGAAAAAGGATAATGTAGCTGGAGAAACCTGTAAGTTGAATGCAAAAGGCGAAAATGAATTTAACCCTAATAGAACACAAGGTTAGTGCATTTTATAATAGCGAAACGATAAAGAGATTCGTTGAATTTCTATTTGACAGCTTTGGAGTGGACAAGTCTAAAGAATTCAATATTCTTTTCTGTGATGATGATGAGATAAGAGATTTAAACAAAGAGTTTAGAGGAAAAGATGCACCAACCAATGTGTTGAGTTTTTACGGATACGATGGAAATGTTTTTGGAGATATAGCTATTTCGCTTGATACGATAGAAAAAGAAGCAAAAGAGAAGAATCAAGACCCTTTTGAGTATATGCTTTTTATCATTGCTCACGGTTTTTTGCATCTTTTGGGTTATACGCATGAGACTATGGAGAAGTTTGATAAAATGATGAAGATGCAGAGTGAGCTTGTTGAAGAATTTTTGAAGAAGGAGAGTCAAGATGAAGAAGCTTCCAGTTAAATTGGGTTGGACAGCAATAACATTGACTGCCGGTTATGTTGCTTTGAAAAAGACCGGTGCATTAGAGACAATAAAGGAAGACATAGATGCTGTGTTTGAGCGAGACCCTGCAGCAAGGAGCATTCCCGAAGTTATATTCTGCTATCCAGGACTCCATGCACTCTGGTTTCATAGGGTTGCACACTTCTTATGGGAGCATGATTTTAAGTTTTTGGGTAGATTTGTATCGCATGTCTCCCGATTTTTAACAGGTATTGAGATACATCCCGGTGCAAAAATTGGTAAAAGGTTTTTTATAGACCACGGAATGGGTGTTGTTATTGGTGAAACGGCAGAAATTGGCGACAATGTGACACTGTATCAAGGTGTTACGCTCGGTGGAACGAGTTTAAAAAAAGTAAAAAGACACCCAACTGTTGGCAATAATGTGGTAGTTGGCAGTGGAGCAAAGGTGCTTGGTGCTTTGAAGATTGGTGATAACTCAAAGATTGGCTCAGGCAGTGTTGTAATTAGAGATGTACCAGAAAATTCAACGGTTGTTGG contains the following coding sequences:
- the ybeY gene encoding rRNA maturation RNase YbeY, coding for MNLTLIEHKVSAFYNSETIKRFVEFLFDSFGVDKSKEFNILFCDDDEIRDLNKEFRGKDAPTNVLSFYGYDGNVFGDIAISLDTIEKEAKEKNQDPFEYMLFIIAHGFLHLLGYTHETMEKFDKMMKMQSELVEEFLKKESQDEEASS
- a CDS encoding TldD/PmbA family protein, translated to MLAEEILNKIADDFDEVEVYVEESKSEEFELKNSKEFSKGLEEKKGCGIRAVKNGKFAAGWFSGFDNPDDIVNEIKSSIEFAKDVDADILPKEPIVFSEVKAEFKSIKSAEAEELLKETVEKIGKFDKRVKQTKSIGLGISYKRFEVANSYGVKAEGSYSLVSAAAEVLAEDKIADLGYFHLDADRLESIDFDFLAKKSASIAVNKLYPKPIQTKKYSVIIENSVFRDMLAHFISAFSAYSVINHTTPFEGKLGEKVFSDCITIIDAKSFKNRPYALPFDHEGNRREDTVIVEDGVLKTFMHNSYTSSKLNQKNTANAKRSSLASVDVGPFNFYVKPSDLPFEKLLNMIDGVYITEIMGLHMANAVSGDFSFGINGFLIHNGELVSYFKSATFADNFYEMIKRIINVSNNLYFSGSVGSVDVAVADCVIGESNG
- a CDS encoding HD family phosphohydrolase, encoding MKLKKIKDDLADNIENFFEKVFNKYVITILFFVVIIILNFPRSSENYYNLKIGDIAPKTIRATVSMLVEDKQATQKRIEEAMNNTPPVFDYNANVFSNAIDSLKKALNQINDEDLKSSEKKFFEILKIKPSHPLFMRILRYNKDDIFKYASDALNTLQHYYIVNSVRQLYKFSPDKIIIRSIKNPQKERLLSKDDVIDTTRAKIIAYNRLKSIVDDVSLRNTVWDLISQLIVPNLTFNSLATRQKKQEAAKKVNKVFFKISKGEIIVRSGDVITKADYLKLNALNSLKQKQNTYIKFVADMLLFMVLCFILYEVYRITKAKKNKWISEAKLLAITESLVVIQILLFKLFVYLSNVITFSNVDLPQTAVLFATPFAVASMMVAIMIDFELAFLVSILFGVSAWLLLNPEMFFVGVYVFLGNIAGIFGIRKEKTRTGVIKAGLYVSLSSLLFILLFYTLKNGEINKSMLIDLAFGSFGGVLSAIIVSGFLPVFEYAFNITTDIKLLELGNLNNPLLKELAIKAPGTYHHSIVVSSLAEAAATQIGANPLIVKVGSYYHDIGKIKKPLYFIENQVDGINPHDKLKPSISALIIKNHVKYGVEIAKKHRLGNYIIDIIQQHHGTSLIKYFYNKAKENGLNPKEEDFRYPGPKPQTKEAGIVMIADEVEAASKTLSNPTVAHLRDFVRDITNKIFLDGQLDECELTLKDLNLIVDSFVKVLVGIFHHRIEYPEDEKKDNVAGETCKLNAKGENEFNPNRTQG
- the guaA gene encoding glutamine-hydrolyzing GMP synthase, with amino-acid sequence MDKIIILDFGSQYTQLIARKIRELGVYAEIVPFNRYFDKTDVKGIILSGSPSSIYDNDAPLPSREIFEIGLPILGICYGMQVIAKFFSGKIAPSKKREYGPAIIRLKKKNELIDEEIDGSVVWMSHGDRLEELPEGFESVAYTDNSPFAVVQNTKRRIWAVQFHPEVHHSKKGKQILARFVFDICGAEANWNMENFLETQINQIRETVKNKRVIGAVSGGVDSSVVAVLMNKAIGENFIGVFVNNGLLRKNEAQYVLESFKKLGVNIRYVDASELFLERLKGVIDPEKKRKIIGHTFIDVFREIAEEYDDVEFLAQGTLYPDVIESVSVKGPSATIKSHHNVGGLPKDLNFKLIEPLRELFKDEVRRLGKKLGLDDEFINRHPFPGPGLAIRVIGEITQERLNVLREADAIVIEEIKKASVYNDVWQAFAVLLPISTVGVMGDKRTYENVVALRVVESVDGMTADWSRLPYELLGRISNRVINEVEGVNRVVYDISSKPPSTIEWE
- the cysE gene encoding serine O-acetyltransferase; its protein translation is MKKLPVKLGWTAITLTAGYVALKKTGALETIKEDIDAVFERDPAARSIPEVIFCYPGLHALWFHRVAHFLWEHDFKFLGRFVSHVSRFLTGIEIHPGAKIGKRFFIDHGMGVVIGETAEIGDNVTLYQGVTLGGTSLKKVKRHPTVGNNVVVGSGAKVLGALKIGDNSKIGSGSVVIRDVPENSTVVGIPAKVIKKEKIDKKVDLEHTKLPDVEGKVIRYLLHRIEELEKEISALREGKPEEIEKERKKEAEELKKIEKYIKSYEIEGID
- a CDS encoding deoxyguanosinetriphosphate triphosphohydrolase, with amino-acid sequence MLIREILEKIEEDTLSRYAFLSKNATRPKGDEKDPVRTDFMRDRDRIIHSKAFRRLKHKTQVFFSPGGDHYRTRMTHTLEVSQIARTIAKALLLNEDLTEAIALGHDLGHTPFGHAGEKILNEKSKKGFKHWVQSLRVVDVIEKDGKGLNLTNQVRDGIVKHSKGRGAIIPKDKSNLANTLEGQIVRIADIIAYVNHDIDDAVRASIIKESDIPKDISDVLGNSHAQRIATMVKSVIKDTQDKNYEFISMEEDVLEALNKLRDFLFEHVYYSDRVMSEVKKSEKILSDLFDYFMEHPDLIEKHYSDDIETVVVDYISGMTDRFALNLYQKIFLPKPWEGG